One stretch of Candidatus Hydrogenedentota bacterium DNA includes these proteins:
- a CDS encoding GNAT family N-acetyltransferase, whose protein sequence is MGKIKGILPPDLLADHHDIAGFRSGEASLDDWLGRRARPNQISGASRTYVVCHDKRVIGYYALASGVIAVEAAPGRFRRNMPNPIPVAVLARLAVDETWKGRGIGRALFRDAAQRVAQAADAIGIRGIVVHAISERAKSFYLALGFTPSPQDPMTLMVTLSDIRAALS, encoded by the coding sequence ATGGGAAAAATAAAGGGGATACTACCCCCCGATCTACTTGCGGATCACCACGACATTGCGGGGTTCCGTTCCGGGGAGGCCTCCCTCGACGATTGGCTCGGTCGCCGCGCGCGGCCCAACCAAATAAGCGGCGCTTCACGCACCTACGTCGTGTGCCACGACAAACGCGTGATCGGCTACTACGCACTCGCATCAGGCGTGATCGCCGTCGAAGCCGCACCCGGCCGGTTCCGGCGCAACATGCCAAATCCAATTCCCGTCGCCGTACTCGCGCGCTTGGCGGTGGATGAGACCTGGAAGGGCCGCGGCATCGGCCGCGCCTTGTTCCGTGACGCAGCGCAGCGCGTGGCGCAGGCCGCCGACGCAATCGGAATCCGCGGCATCGTCGTCCACGCCATATCGGAACGGGCCAAAAGCTTCTATCTCGCCCTCGGCTTCACCCCGAGCCCGCAAGACCCCATGACGCTGATGGTCACGCTGTCCGACATTCGCGCGGCCCTTTCCTGA
- a CDS encoding glycosyltransferase — protein sequence MASPHVLTFNFHEPYLCLLAKTGLRISVGMYEKPPYARPWQTKFRAIPKNITLVEEAQWRRDLDAGVFDVAIAHNEMNAANIFGAPVPCILVCHNRRTFLETTVSGDKEQGRQTYEKLLARLREKFTFVFISESKRADYRMDGDVIPPGIDVDEYGGYRGDKREVLRVGNAMRARNLMFDVDFQERVCDGFQNRVMGEDAAMPQARPSRSFDELLNAYRGMRCLLHVTREAYEDGYNLSTLEAMASGMPVVSLANATSPITDGVDGFASYDAGVLRGRIRELLDDHELARTIGAKGRETVAEKFPITKFVERWRDTIERAAERRVGRTSSQRAEFESGFPITKILLEYCQSPFSTGRYFEDALRNDNDVITTGIRIPDDMLRDWGFEGTPPERKPHSIPRALKDSFASAVARLPAEWKPSVYVWIDSGVADLADDLETLNVPRMCYMIDTHCALDTRLTIARRFNFTFLAQRTRLSDFVQAGIPNVAWMPLACSPELHAIGPMQRKYDVAFVGAVPDDPSDRRSRLLAAVKERFPNCWIGKAWPEDMARIYAQSKIVVNVSAGRDVNMRVFEALASGALLITDDADGLEELFADGEHLVVYRRDEDLIERVAYFLKHDSERERIASAGRALVLSEHTYRHRTRQMMLMVLESLGALGGISGESRYNKGGYYRSPRPELQAHVPLRAQRVLDCGCGGGEFGLALKHRGAKEVCGIEIVERAYTFAKQNLDHAILGSIEQLELPWDDEYFDCVVFGDVLEHLIEPVNALKKVARVLSRDGVIVMSIPNIRFWQQVLMHANGRWQYEDAGIMDRTHLRFFCAPDMHQMVVDAGLDVLTIQPLSMWPPKELPRDKNGCLRLGKVTLGPLDDTEYQDLLVYQYLVVAAKPGMDRLADAKFALQNHDHQAAYELAESATNVDGHERKRIMAKAMVRTGQLDEAEALYRDALAANPDEPETMAELGLLLVASGRGNDAEELLQAALARDPEHHRAISALGLIALARGDMPGAIDHFVRALDIEIDNAAIVARLLECAAATGRFDAAIPVARRFVEFFPGNLDIALRFAEALYTAGQTQEAVHRLDTLLLLQPGHSAAGALLARIRGSAS from the coding sequence ATGGCCAGCCCGCACGTTCTGACATTTAACTTTCACGAACCCTACCTGTGCCTGTTGGCAAAGACCGGCCTTCGCATCTCCGTGGGCATGTACGAGAAACCGCCGTATGCGCGGCCGTGGCAGACGAAGTTTCGCGCAATACCGAAAAACATCACCCTGGTCGAGGAAGCGCAATGGCGCCGCGATTTGGATGCGGGCGTGTTCGACGTCGCAATCGCGCACAACGAAATGAATGCGGCGAACATCTTTGGCGCGCCCGTGCCGTGCATTCTCGTGTGCCACAACCGCCGCACGTTCTTGGAGACGACCGTCTCCGGCGACAAGGAACAGGGCAGGCAAACCTACGAGAAGCTGCTCGCACGGTTGCGCGAAAAGTTCACGTTCGTCTTCATCTCGGAATCAAAACGGGCCGACTACCGGATGGACGGCGATGTGATTCCTCCGGGAATCGACGTGGACGAATACGGCGGATACCGCGGTGATAAGCGCGAGGTGTTGCGCGTCGGCAATGCCATGCGGGCGCGCAATCTGATGTTTGACGTGGACTTTCAGGAACGCGTGTGCGACGGGTTCCAGAACCGCGTCATGGGCGAGGACGCGGCGATGCCTCAGGCGCGCCCTTCGCGTTCGTTCGACGAATTGCTAAACGCGTACCGAGGAATGCGCTGCCTCCTTCACGTGACACGGGAAGCGTACGAGGACGGGTACAACTTGTCCACGCTGGAGGCCATGGCAAGCGGCATGCCGGTGGTGAGCCTTGCAAACGCGACGTCCCCGATCACCGACGGCGTGGATGGGTTTGCATCATACGATGCCGGCGTGCTGCGCGGACGCATTCGAGAATTGCTGGACGATCACGAACTGGCGCGGACGATCGGCGCGAAAGGAAGGGAGACCGTCGCGGAGAAGTTTCCCATCACGAAATTTGTGGAACGGTGGCGGGACACGATTGAAAGGGCTGCCGAACGGCGCGTGGGCCGCACTTCGTCGCAACGAGCGGAATTCGAATCGGGATTCCCGATCACGAAGATTCTATTGGAGTATTGCCAGTCGCCATTTAGCACGGGCCGGTATTTCGAAGACGCGCTGCGCAACGACAACGACGTAATCACCACGGGGATTCGGATTCCCGACGACATGCTGCGCGATTGGGGATTTGAAGGCACACCGCCGGAGCGCAAGCCGCATAGCATACCTCGCGCGCTGAAGGATTCCTTCGCGAGCGCGGTCGCGCGGTTGCCGGCAGAGTGGAAGCCATCGGTGTACGTGTGGATCGATTCGGGCGTGGCGGACCTGGCGGACGATCTGGAAACGCTGAACGTGCCGCGCATGTGCTACATGATTGACACGCATTGCGCTTTAGACACACGGTTGACTATCGCACGGCGGTTCAATTTCACGTTTCTTGCTCAGCGGACCAGGCTCAGCGATTTTGTTCAGGCGGGTATCCCAAATGTCGCGTGGATGCCGCTGGCGTGTTCGCCGGAATTGCACGCTATCGGGCCGATGCAGCGCAAGTACGACGTTGCCTTTGTCGGAGCTGTCCCGGACGACCCGAGCGATCGGCGAAGCCGATTGCTTGCGGCAGTCAAGGAGCGGTTTCCGAACTGTTGGATCGGAAAGGCGTGGCCGGAGGACATGGCGCGCATTTACGCGCAGTCAAAGATCGTGGTGAACGTGTCCGCGGGGCGCGATGTCAACATGCGCGTGTTCGAGGCGCTTGCGTCCGGCGCGTTGCTGATTACGGATGACGCCGACGGCCTTGAGGAGTTATTCGCTGATGGCGAGCACCTTGTTGTCTATCGCCGCGATGAGGACTTGATCGAACGAGTAGCGTATTTCCTAAAACACGATTCGGAACGCGAGCGCATTGCGTCGGCTGGGCGTGCCTTGGTCTTGAGTGAACACACCTATCGCCATCGTACGCGCCAGATGATGCTAATGGTGTTGGAGTCGCTCGGCGCGCTGGGCGGCATCAGCGGCGAATCGCGGTATAACAAAGGAGGCTACTACCGATCGCCGCGTCCCGAATTGCAGGCGCACGTGCCCCTGCGCGCGCAACGGGTCCTCGATTGCGGCTGCGGTGGCGGCGAGTTTGGCCTGGCGCTGAAGCACCGCGGCGCGAAAGAGGTGTGCGGCATCGAGATCGTTGAGCGCGCGTATACCTTCGCGAAGCAAAACCTGGACCACGCGATACTCGGGAGCATCGAACAATTGGAATTGCCGTGGGACGATGAATACTTCGATTGCGTCGTATTCGGCGATGTGCTGGAACATCTAATCGAACCCGTCAACGCGCTGAAGAAAGTTGCGCGGGTATTGTCGCGCGATGGCGTCATAGTGATGAGCATTCCCAACATTCGCTTCTGGCAGCAAGTGTTGATGCATGCGAACGGGCGCTGGCAGTACGAGGATGCCGGCATTATGGACCGCACCCACCTGCGCTTCTTTTGCGCGCCCGACATGCACCAGATGGTCGTGGACGCGGGCCTTGACGTGCTCACAATCCAACCGCTGTCGATGTGGCCGCCGAAAGAATTGCCGCGCGACAAGAACGGCTGTCTGCGTTTGGGCAAGGTGACGCTGGGGCCGTTAGACGACACGGAGTATCAGGATCTGCTCGTGTACCAATACCTCGTCGTCGCGGCCAAACCGGGAATGGATCGCCTGGCCGACGCAAAGTTTGCCCTGCAAAACCACGACCACCAAGCTGCATATGAACTCGCGGAGTCGGCCACGAACGTGGACGGCCACGAGCGAAAACGCATCATGGCGAAGGCGATGGTGCGGACCGGCCAGTTGGACGAGGCGGAGGCACTGTACCGCGACGCGCTCGCCGCGAATCCGGACGAACCCGAAACGATGGCGGAACTGGGCTTGTTGCTTGTTGCGTCGGGACGCGGGAACGACGCGGAAGAATTGTTGCAAGCCGCGCTCGCACGCGACCCGGAGCATCACCGCGCGATTAGCGCCCTTGGCCTAATTGCCCTGGCACGCGGCGACATGCCCGGTGCAATCGACCACTTCGTTCGCGCGCTGGATATCGAGATTGATAATGCCGCAATCGTCGCGCGCTTGTTGGAGTGCGCGGCGGCCACGGGACGGTTCGACGCGGCGATTCCCGTGGCGCGGCGGTTCGTGGAGTTCTTTCCCGGCAACCTCGACATTGCGTTGCGGTTCGCCGAGGCGCTTTATACGGCAGGCCAAACCCAGGAAGCGGTCCATCGGCTCGATACGCTGCTGCTCCTGCAACCGGGGCATTCCGCGGCGGGCGCCCTGCTCGCGCGCATTCGAGGTAGCGCGTCGTGA
- a CDS encoding glycosyltransferase has protein sequence MKTAREWAAELAQEPLRPGIEVVPCQSGETTLRVDGVLMHSKYRPREEAFRLIESAELEPGKPVIVVGAGSGYHVRALIELGRSVVVVEPDRGVAKNAVEGALEGCDAPLHLGNPEVLLGDETFRAYVERGAQVFVHPPTERLHPQYANAVRGIVARLSLHGKRLGVAIVGPMYGGSLPLCTYLANAFKRLGHRTLFVDNSEAWALYQSITGTVESKNASGQLGSLLANVLEQWSYARVAEFAPNVCIVMAQAPVSPAFPLRLKKEKIVSAFWFVENWRHMPYWRHICAHYDSFFHIQPGEFEKKLEEAGCTNHAFVQSACDPEVHKPVKLSKEELAEYGCEISFAGAGYYNRNQFLAGLTDYQLKIWGTEWHARELQPFLCRPEKRFTADEFAKIVAGAAVNLNLHSSATHSGVDPRCDAINPRVFEIAACGGFQLCDPCKGLDRFFDPQSELPTYRDLPECRRLIDRYLPDDSERKAIAARARERALREHTYAHRAQQMLDFVVERFADRIADKGVRAQRTVSEIIERVGAASPLGAYLATLPPDTPFAQAALNERIPLMGAKLSHAEGVFAYLRELRTSAETLLEMFDGA, from the coding sequence GTGAAGACCGCGCGCGAGTGGGCGGCGGAACTCGCGCAGGAACCACTGCGGCCCGGGATCGAAGTCGTCCCGTGTCAGTCCGGCGAAACGACGCTGCGCGTGGACGGCGTGCTCATGCACAGCAAGTACCGGCCGCGCGAGGAAGCCTTCCGGCTGATCGAAAGCGCCGAACTGGAACCCGGCAAACCGGTCATCGTCGTGGGTGCGGGGTCCGGGTACCACGTGCGCGCATTGATCGAACTGGGGCGCTCCGTCGTCGTTGTCGAACCCGATCGGGGCGTGGCGAAGAACGCAGTCGAAGGCGCTCTTGAAGGCTGCGATGCGCCGTTACACCTCGGGAATCCCGAGGTACTGTTGGGTGACGAAACTTTCCGGGCGTATGTCGAACGCGGGGCCCAGGTGTTTGTTCATCCGCCCACGGAGCGGCTGCATCCACAGTACGCGAACGCCGTGCGCGGCATCGTAGCCCGCCTATCGCTACACGGGAAACGGCTTGGTGTGGCGATTGTCGGACCGATGTACGGTGGCTCCCTCCCACTCTGTACGTATCTCGCGAATGCGTTCAAGCGCCTGGGCCACCGAACACTGTTCGTCGACAACAGCGAGGCGTGGGCGTTGTACCAGTCCATAACGGGCACGGTCGAATCGAAAAACGCATCGGGACAGTTGGGAAGTTTGCTGGCGAACGTGCTGGAGCAGTGGAGCTACGCGCGCGTCGCCGAGTTCGCGCCCAACGTGTGCATCGTCATGGCGCAAGCGCCAGTCAGTCCGGCGTTTCCGTTGCGACTGAAGAAGGAGAAGATCGTCAGCGCGTTTTGGTTTGTCGAGAATTGGCGGCACATGCCGTACTGGCGACATATTTGCGCACACTACGACAGTTTCTTTCACATCCAGCCTGGGGAATTCGAAAAGAAGCTGGAAGAAGCAGGTTGCACCAATCATGCATTCGTGCAGTCGGCGTGCGACCCGGAAGTGCATAAGCCCGTAAAGCTCTCCAAGGAGGAGTTGGCCGAATATGGGTGCGAGATTTCGTTCGCGGGCGCGGGATACTACAACCGCAATCAGTTCCTTGCGGGCTTGACGGATTACCAACTGAAAATCTGGGGGACGGAATGGCACGCGCGCGAACTGCAACCGTTCTTGTGCCGGCCGGAGAAGCGGTTCACAGCGGATGAGTTCGCGAAGATTGTCGCGGGCGCGGCCGTTAACTTGAACCTTCATTCGAGCGCAACGCATTCGGGAGTCGATCCCCGGTGCGATGCAATCAACCCGCGCGTATTCGAAATTGCCGCATGCGGCGGTTTTCAACTATGCGATCCCTGCAAGGGTCTTGATCGGTTTTTCGATCCGCAGTCGGAGTTGCCGACGTACCGCGATTTGCCGGAATGCCGACGGCTTATCGACCGTTATTTGCCGGACGATTCGGAACGCAAGGCGATTGCCGCGCGGGCGCGAGAGCGCGCATTGCGCGAACACACCTATGCGCACCGCGCGCAACAGATGTTGGACTTTGTGGTCGAACGGTTCGCGGACCGCATTGCCGACAAGGGTGTTCGCGCGCAGCGCACTGTATCCGAGATTATCGAACGTGTCGGAGCAGCCTCGCCGTTGGGCGCGTACCTTGCCACACTCCCTCCGGACACGCCATTCGCGCAGGCGGCATTGAACGAACGCATTCCCCTGATGGGCGCCAAACTCTCACATGCGGAAGGCGTATTTGCGTATCTGCGCGAACTGCGCACGTCGGCGGAGACGCTCCTGGAAATGTTTGATGGCGCGTGA
- a CDS encoding DUF4189 domain-containing protein: MNHPIETNANRHSVRAKLIAIVASASLASAQVGAASAIAFETTSASGQIVRIFGYGIADNVDDAKTAALADCMDNGASFPQIAGSTSETGWGAVHYDEDTGAGGWVLAMSTKKKAKKKAKRFCRDAGGENCRLLFVFHDTTDK; the protein is encoded by the coding sequence ATGAATCATCCTATCGAGACGAACGCGAACCGCCATTCGGTCCGCGCAAAGTTGATCGCCATAGTCGCTTCCGCGAGCCTGGCGAGCGCGCAAGTCGGCGCCGCGTCGGCAATCGCCTTCGAGACTACTTCTGCCAGCGGTCAAATCGTCCGTATCTTCGGCTACGGGATTGCCGACAATGTCGATGACGCAAAGACCGCCGCGCTGGCGGACTGCATGGACAATGGCGCGTCGTTTCCGCAGATCGCGGGTTCCACCTCCGAGACCGGGTGGGGCGCCGTACACTACGACGAAGACACGGGCGCAGGCGGCTGGGTTCTCGCAATGAGCACAAAAAAGAAGGCGAAGAAGAAAGCCAAGAGATTCTGCCGCGACGCCGGCGGCGAGAATTGCAGATTGCTGTTCGTGTTCCACGACACCACGGACAAATGA
- a CDS encoding GMC family oxidoreductase yields the protein MTSPGGIVDLSRERPPANLTAEVCVIGSGCAGATAARRIAEAGHEVIVLEEGGDFTGPKLSQRGSEMYDQLYMDRGGRVTEDASVSVLQGRVLGGGGVINACDVVPPPDGVLEFWKNKFGLTSFAPEELRSSVQRAMADLGASPDRRSELNEANKLLERGAQALGYRGEAMMDNRNGCVGLGACLIGCPADAKRNPRFVAIPAAVNAGATFYTRARAVKVTGATQDLKRIDVRTLDTKGYHERDQFTITAKTVILAANTIGTTHLLLRSGIGNEFVGRYLSLQPQLPVTAQFDQRIEAFYGIPQSYAITEFEETDNPEHGLWGFRIEGIMGTPGISASLLPQSGLDGKELMSRYAHIASSLLLVPDDPSGEVKAGASARPVVQYRQAEDHKGRLRKAIKEAARVYLAAGAREVHVPVVPSLRIESEKDFDQIDRIDFAPATASLISAHQQGGVRFAHSPNQGGADPEGLVYGARGVYVFDSAGYPSSSSSHTMTPIIAIAHHLSDALLAKLS from the coding sequence ATGACATCGCCGGGCGGCATAGTTGACCTGTCGCGCGAGCGGCCGCCCGCGAACCTGACAGCGGAAGTCTGCGTCATCGGGTCCGGTTGCGCGGGTGCCACCGCCGCGCGCCGCATCGCCGAGGCCGGTCACGAGGTCATCGTGCTGGAAGAAGGCGGCGACTTCACCGGGCCGAAGCTTTCCCAACGCGGCAGCGAAATGTACGACCAGCTCTACATGGACCGCGGCGGCCGCGTCACCGAAGATGCGTCCGTCTCCGTGTTGCAGGGCCGCGTGCTCGGCGGCGGTGGCGTCATCAACGCGTGCGACGTGGTTCCGCCGCCGGATGGCGTTCTCGAATTCTGGAAGAACAAGTTCGGCTTGACGTCGTTTGCGCCCGAAGAACTGCGCTCGAGCGTGCAGCGGGCGATGGCCGATCTCGGCGCAAGTCCGGACAGACGTTCGGAGTTGAACGAGGCAAACAAGCTGCTCGAACGCGGGGCACAGGCCCTTGGCTACCGTGGCGAAGCCATGATGGACAATCGGAACGGTTGCGTCGGGCTGGGCGCGTGCCTCATCGGTTGCCCCGCCGACGCCAAAAGGAACCCGCGCTTTGTGGCGATTCCCGCAGCCGTGAACGCGGGCGCGACGTTCTACACGCGCGCCCGGGCCGTGAAGGTCACGGGCGCAACGCAGGACCTGAAACGCATCGACGTGCGCACGCTCGATACCAAGGGCTATCACGAACGCGACCAGTTCACGATCACGGCGAAGACCGTCATACTCGCGGCCAACACAATTGGCACAACGCATCTCCTGCTCCGATCCGGTATTGGCAACGAATTCGTCGGGCGTTACCTGAGCCTGCAACCGCAACTCCCGGTAACCGCGCAGTTCGATCAGCGCATCGAGGCGTTCTACGGCATTCCGCAATCCTACGCCATCACTGAATTCGAGGAGACCGACAACCCGGAGCACGGCCTGTGGGGGTTCCGCATCGAAGGCATCATGGGCACGCCCGGCATCTCCGCCTCGCTGCTGCCGCAATCCGGCCTCGATGGAAAAGAGTTGATGAGCCGCTACGCGCACATCGCGTCGTCGCTCTTGCTCGTGCCGGACGACCCGTCCGGCGAGGTGAAGGCGGGCGCATCGGCCCGGCCTGTCGTGCAGTATCGACAAGCGGAGGACCACAAGGGCCGCCTGCGCAAGGCCATCAAAGAGGCGGCGCGCGTCTACCTTGCGGCCGGCGCGCGTGAGGTACACGTGCCCGTCGTGCCGTCGTTGCGCATCGAATCGGAGAAGGACTTCGATCAGATCGACCGCATCGACTTTGCGCCGGCCACGGCTTCGCTCATCTCCGCGCACCAGCAAGGCGGCGTGCGGTTCGCGCATTCGCCCAACCAAGGCGGCGCGGACCCGGAAGGACTCGTCTACGGCGCCCGCGGCGTGTACGTCTTCGATTCCGCGGGGTACCCGTCCAGTTCGTCGAGCCATACGATGACGCCGATCATCGCCATCGCGCACCACTTGTCCGACGCGTTATTGGCGAAACTCTCGTGA
- the csrA gene encoding carbon storage regulator CsrA — MLVLTRREDESIMIGDDIVVKVLDLKENQVKIGIVAPKNIAVHRQEIYEAIQAENAQAAAPGQVENITGLLKA; from the coding sequence ATGCTCGTTCTCACGCGTAGGGAAGACGAAAGCATTATGATTGGCGACGACATTGTCGTTAAGGTGCTCGATCTGAAGGAGAACCAAGTTAAGATCGGGATTGTCGCGCCGAAGAATATTGCGGTGCATCGGCAGGAAATCTACGAGGCGATCCAGGCGGAGAACGCCCAGGCCGCGGCGCCGGGACAGGTCGAGAATATCACGGGCCTACTGAAGGCCTAG
- a CDS encoding flagellar assembly protein FliW, with protein sequence MLLETTRFGKLEVDPNQIITFTQPILGFQEFRRYILLPGPGDHLTWLQSTDSGELAFILIDPRSVMPDYQLELKAPELAELAVTSPAELSVYTLVVVPHDPAQIRTNLRAPVLISQKHRLGKQTILERSNYPIQFYLAQARANSPAEVSHARSHA encoded by the coding sequence ATGCTGCTCGAAACAACGCGATTTGGGAAGCTCGAAGTTGACCCAAACCAGATCATTACGTTTACGCAGCCAATCCTCGGGTTTCAGGAGTTTCGGCGCTACATTCTGCTGCCCGGGCCGGGCGACCACTTGACGTGGCTGCAGTCCACGGACTCGGGCGAGCTTGCCTTCATACTGATCGATCCCCGGTCGGTGATGCCGGACTACCAGTTGGAGTTGAAGGCGCCCGAATTGGCGGAACTTGCGGTGACGAGCCCGGCAGAGCTGTCGGTCTATACGCTGGTGGTGGTGCCGCACGATCCGGCGCAGATTCGCACGAACCTGCGCGCGCCGGTCCTGATTAGCCAGAAACACCGGCTGGGCAAACAGACCATCCTCGAACGCAGCAACTACCCAATTCAGTTCTATCTGGCGCAGGCGCGCGCCAATTCCCCGGCGGAGGTTTCCCATGCTCGTTCTCACGCGTAG
- a CDS encoding RNA-binding protein, with translation MNIYVGNLAYTTTDEDLRTQFETYGRVDTARVVIDKLTSRSKGFGFVEMANGAEAQAAISGLNGKDLGGRTLNVNEARPKTEGGGGRGGYGGGRGGSRY, from the coding sequence ATGAACATCTATGTAGGCAACCTCGCGTACACCACGACCGACGAAGACCTGCGCACTCAATTTGAAACCTACGGCCGCGTGGACACCGCGCGCGTCGTGATAGACAAATTGACCAGTCGCTCCAAGGGTTTCGGGTTCGTCGAAATGGCGAACGGCGCGGAAGCGCAGGCCGCAATCTCCGGCCTCAACGGCAAGGACCTCGGTGGCCGCACGCTCAACGTGAACGAAGCGCGCCCGAAGACCGAAGGCGGCGGTGGCCGCGGCGGTTACGGCGGCGGACGTGGCGGCAGCCGCTACTAA
- a CDS encoding DUF1778 domain-containing protein, translating into MPASQQEKAKRNTLNLRISAELRGLIDQAAELAGKNRTDFVLEAARQAAEDTLLNCTVFMVNSKAYAEFLARLDAPPRPNKRLRRSLQTAAPWEK; encoded by the coding sequence ATGCCTGCTTCTCAACAAGAAAAGGCCAAGCGCAACACGCTGAACCTTCGCATTTCCGCGGAACTCCGTGGACTCATAGATCAGGCTGCCGAGTTGGCGGGCAAAAACCGTACAGACTTCGTGCTCGAGGCCGCTCGCCAGGCGGCCGAAGATACGCTTTTGAATTGCACCGTATTCATGGTGAACTCCAAAGCCTACGCCGAGTTCCTCGCGCGCCTTGACGCGCCGCCGCGCCCGAACAAGCGTCTGCGCCGCTCCTTGCAGACCGCCGCCCCATGGGAAAAATAA
- a CDS encoding mandelate racemase/muconate lactonizing enzyme family protein: protein MRITQVDFFYVRIPLAENRPGFFAAHPHFLPSWIPGFRQSEVRFYLLRLVTDTGLEGCAAMPAMGTERYGLGNLIGPYLMGMNPEDINTVNQRIQELSYIGMRNGWIDAACWDLIGKIRGEPLWKLLGGTGGHVYPYASTGETHDHDPNVIRDIVRMRKDEGFRGIKLRVKHHELAPMVDYVAAAREEAGPDMRIMVDANQGWPVDVVDETPRWSREFAAQFAQAIEPCNVYWLEEPLNRGDFVGLAQLRRQTKTPIAGGELNASWSDFQRMFELESLDVFQPDAVLAGGTYAGGISVVSWIVREVLKRRAAPEDSYRPRFSPHTWTTGLGFVIGLHLVGVLPEAERSLLEYPLEGNWKPEYWGRYVRDLPGPGPDGRIAIPNAPGLGVQIDWDVVARFGKRIYHGTQGRVSRYVLFDRGLKNALYLKKKRNETLSRQETVRFAPPDPPF, encoded by the coding sequence ATGCGAATCACTCAGGTCGATTTCTTTTACGTCCGGATTCCATTGGCGGAAAACCGCCCCGGGTTCTTCGCGGCGCACCCACACTTCCTGCCAAGTTGGATACCGGGATTCCGGCAATCCGAGGTCCGCTTCTACTTGCTTCGTCTTGTGACCGACACGGGACTCGAAGGCTGCGCCGCGATGCCCGCCATGGGAACGGAGCGATACGGTCTCGGCAATCTCATTGGCCCCTACCTTATGGGAATGAACCCGGAAGACATCAACACCGTCAATCAACGCATCCAAGAGTTGTCATACATCGGCATGCGAAATGGCTGGATCGACGCCGCGTGCTGGGACCTTATCGGCAAGATCAGGGGCGAGCCGCTCTGGAAATTGCTGGGCGGAACCGGCGGTCATGTGTACCCCTACGCTTCGACCGGCGAGACGCACGATCACGACCCCAACGTGATCCGCGACATTGTCCGCATGCGCAAAGACGAGGGATTTCGCGGAATCAAGCTGCGCGTGAAACACCATGAACTCGCGCCAATGGTCGACTATGTTGCCGCCGCGCGCGAGGAAGCCGGCCCCGATATGCGCATCATGGTCGATGCGAACCAGGGTTGGCCGGTCGATGTCGTCGACGAAACGCCGAGGTGGTCGCGCGAGTTTGCCGCACAATTCGCGCAAGCCATCGAACCCTGCAACGTGTACTGGCTCGAAGAACCGCTGAACCGCGGCGATTTCGTGGGTCTGGCGCAATTGCGCAGACAGACGAAGACCCCAATCGCGGGCGGTGAATTGAATGCCTCGTGGAGCGACTTCCAACGCATGTTCGAACTGGAAAGTCTCGACGTGTTTCAGCCCGATGCCGTTCTCGCCGGCGGCACCTACGCCGGAGGTATTTCTGTCGTCTCGTGGATCGTTCGCGAAGTGCTCAAGAGGCGCGCGGCGCCCGAGGACAGCTACCGTCCGCGCTTTTCTCCCCACACTTGGACCACGGGGCTTGGATTCGTCATTGGCCTCCATCTCGTCGGCGTTTTGCCGGAAGCCGAACGAAGCCTGCTCGAATATCCGCTGGAAGGCAACTGGAAACCCGAATACTGGGGTCGATATGTCCGCGACCTCCCAGGTCCCGGGCCGGACGGACGCATCGCGATTCCCAACGCACCGGGTTTGGGCGTTCAAATTGATTGGGACGTCGTCGCGCGCTTCGGCAAGCGCATCTACCACGGCACGCAGGGCCGCGTGTCGCGCTACGTGCTGTTCGACCGCGGCCTGAAGAACGCGCTCTACCTCAAGAAGAAACGCAACGAAACGCTCTCACGCCAGGAAACTGTCCGGTTTGCGCCGCCCGATCCTCCGTTCTAG